aagatCCTTACCGCTGTCCAACTTGCTTGGGTCAGTCAGGGATTCATAACGGATCTTGTCTAGGGCATTTGAGGAGTTGGAGATAAACTATAGAAGGTGTTGATAATCAAGCTCATAAGCTGAGCAATCTTGGCCTGGAATGTGAAAGTCTCAGTTTCGTCTTACATTTTAACTTCTCCAGGcatctaaaaaggaaaaggaaaatatttcagtaagaaatttttgtcaattGCGGTAGATCAcactcaaaaattgaaattctacatTTCTATGAACTTGAGgcataccaaaaaatgtgtaaaataaccaatttgtttgtctaaaCCATTATTATAACTTACTTTGCTTTtaaacgtaaacaaacaaaccggaCGCTTTACTGTTCACGTTGGGTGGGGATCTACATGTATACAAGGCCGTCGGGCACTCGTAAAAACGGCCACCAAATTCGCTTCTTGTTAGGCCTGCAAATGTGATCCATTTTaaagagatttattttttaaatctaatgcCTACAAAATTTTTGCGTGATTGGTGTCACAATTACGTAAATTTAAATGTCTAATTactgcaattgaattttttactaGAAGGGAAACAGTTCTTTTCAGGCCAGTGGCGCTAGTAGTATGCTTCCGATAAGCATAGCGCGCCACCGCTGCACAAACGCTTTAAAGCCAAATTCTGTTTCTCACATGTTCAGTCGCGTGGTCGCAGAGCACCAGAGAGGAGgtgctgaatttttttttttaaatttctttttcgtgtttttagcTTTGGATACCAAATGGATTATTGTGAGctcaaatgtgtttttttttttttattgtgaagTCGGATTTGGCTGAATTGTATGGGCTAGCTGGGGTAGTgcccatttttgaaatttctttgtttgtgtttttgcCCTGGATACCAAATGGATTATTGTGTGCTctactgtattttttttattgttaagtCGGATTTTGCTGAATGGTATGGGCACCGGCACCCAGATGCTGGGGTAGtgcccattttttaaatttcttttccgttgAGACCTACCCCTTTTGTCAACTACAAATCATTGAGAACATTGCTGTTGTGTAGAGACTGCGAATAACCTTTGCGAACTGAAATTGGACTAATACTTTTAACAATTAGTACTGCGGACAAGATTTACAATTACAAAATaactgtttgaaattttctgttgtatTTTGAAAGTTCATTAGGGACATTTTAATCTAATGTAAATAGAACTTCAACTTTTTACTATTAACATAGTACTGCGAACAACTATTGCAGTTAGGTTAGGACTgcgaaaaacctttttcaattACTGCAACACTTTACGATTCCATTTCTACTGTGACTAACCTTTTACAATTGGTATAGGATTTGGATACTTTTTACAATTCAATTTACACCACGTGCAACCTTTTACAATTAGATGGACTGAGAACAACTTTTAGCATTGCAAATAGGACTGCGAACAACTTTTACCATTACAGCTTGtatttttcccttctatttttttgttcattagGATATCCCGCCTTCAGTAAATCCATTTGACACTTCATTGCAATGTCAACACACGCGAATCAACACCTTGCGCAGCCAGACAAGCCCGTCCGACCCGGTAGCGGCCGTCGAGCACCCCGCACTTCTTCCCTTTGCACCGCCACGTATTTGGAGAAGCAGCAGCCTGCGTTCAAGATCGAGCccgaggaaaacaacaacgacccTGTCAAAGTGATTATGGATGTTATTCCCAGCACTCCTGCGGTCCTGTCCGAAGTTTAAAAAGTCCCTCTCGACTCGCCTGAATTTACTTACTGCCTCCCGCCCcacttcccttttgtttttcatttaactTGTCTCGTTTTTGAGAAATTTCGATCTTTTATTAAGTTTACAAGTCTTTCACGAAACAAACTTGCTTATCGCTTTTGGTTATGCTTTTCTTCTTACCAGAGATAACACTAGCAAATTTATGGATATACCAGGGAGCTTTTTGGTAATTGTTCTAGTCTTCTACTAAAATCAATCCAGGGTGTATATGTGCGATGAAATTGTCTCTGCAGTGCCTTTCATACTTGTGAGTTGTTCTCATGGAATGGAATACAAAATACTCTGAGGAAATTTATTGTCTTTGCGCAGCAAGGGATCTGCATTTTATTTATCTGACTGTTTAGTAGTACATATTTATGTGACGACGCAAATGCCGCCTCATTTCGATGTAGCGGTCTCTAGCTACTGCAATCCTTGTTGATCCAGTTGCATAAATTTCTTGAAACTCATTATGATCCTCGTTGTTCAATACAATCCTGATGGGTGGAATTactatttgatttcttctgttttctcttggcAGGTGAATGTCTTCTAACCGTGGAATTTCAATATCCTTTACATTCAAAACAGACGGTTAGGTATTCCTTGTCGTTACATTAGGCaacgaatttttaaacatttactTGTCTGAGTTCAGTAAATTCCCTTCCCTCGTTTGTTGCACGTTCTTGGAGTGCTATAGTTCCATCGATGAACATTTGTGTAGGTGTAGGACGGCCACGAAGGCGGTGAGCATTCCAGTAACCAACAAATTCTTTTAAGTGTTCAGATATGACATTGTAGTACACAGTATGCAAGCAGTACATGTCATGCTCATCGTCGGCGTCTAGTAATCCCTCTTCTTCCATATCTCTGTACAAACAAGGCAAACATAATTTCAGGAATTAGTAGTAACTTAATTGTTATTACTTACGCAAATTCCCGTTCGAAAATTGACACACATCCCATTCTGACATCGCGCCACATCCTTTCTACTCTTTGATTATGAACAGAGGAACCAGTCATGCAACTTCCTCTGTTAAGTCCCCGAGCTCGAAGCATAAATTCTCCTACTCCAACGTTTTCTCCTCCACGATCAGTCCTATTAATAAGATatgtaatttgattattttccgTACTTTTCGTTACGTTTTAATATGTTTTCATACCTGATTCTAGATGGCAACCCATATTCTTCAACTCCTGATAAAAATCCTTCTAGCACAGTTTTCGCTCTGTTATTTGAAGATACacgcataaaaaaaattaaacgggAGTATCCATCAATGCCTCCGTGAATGACGAAGCGCCACCTGGTGTGTCATTATTCGTAATGACTTATTAAATGCCCTAAGTTATCTTTAAGAATGGTTTAAGGTCTTACTTTCTGGAAATCTTATGGTTTCCATCAATGTGAACAATGGAGAGTGGTGCCCTTACACGATACACTCTCCTTGCAACTCTCCTTCTTTGGTTCCGAGGTCCAAATATTTCTGCAATAGTTTGGATTACAGTGGCTCTTCTCACTTGATGGCCCATTAATCGCAGCCTCACTGTTACTTGACGATATCCGATGTTGTTATTTTCACTAATAAGTCGGTGGATAATATTTTGGAGGTTCCGATAAGGGATTCTGCTGTATCTTCTTCTAACAGCTATTCCCATTCTTGACATCATCCTTTGCAATGTTCGGAGAGGAATACCCAGTCGTTCAGAAATTTGCCTGACATAGTATTGGTGATCTGTGTAAACAAATAGACGATATAttgtgttttaaaaagtgCTGTTTCCATATTGTAAATAAAACGACTAAACATATTGTACTTAGTAACTGCGAAATTCTTTCCCGTAAGTCTCCGTCGCCATTCactacgaaaaaaattttaataaatgtttttttatttctatttgtgaATATTTGACTTACTTTTATATTTCTGAAGCTGTCACTTTGCAACACGAATGATAGCTACAACATTTTGCTTCTCTGTTCTGACAGATAAATACCACAGATGCCAGCACTCTTCTTTCCCTTCCTCCTATTTTACCGATTATGTAATGCTTGTGCTGTCctcttctaaaaaaattgcgcTTTGTTCTCTACATTCTGCTTCCTGCAAACCGCTCGCACAGCCGCGTTAAACTGATTATTACCATTTGCTGTAACCCACATAGCACACGTCGGAATTGAAGAGATCTGCCCGTCATCATAAACTTTGGctaatgtaaataaaatatcaaggTCTGAAAATTGGTCATCTGGAATTAATCATAGCTAAAGTTATATATCTCCCTACATTAACAGATATTTAGAAATTATGTTTGATTTCCACATGTTTATTGACCAAGAGAAAACCGGAGAAAACTCAAGTCAAGTgcgatgaattttttaatagcACATATACTCTGGCTGGTTGTTAACGTAAGCTACTCCCTACATGAAGTCATCAGGATcgtttccatcatcatctttgtTGGTCTTCAGGTTTGTTTGCTTCAGCAAACGGTCGTAGCTCCTAAACATGTAAAATTTAACATttctgtgtaaaaaaaatataacatcaAGGTCACCTTAGTTCAGCTTTATCCTTTatcggttttcttcttctctccctttttttcgttctttacGGAGTCTTATCTTGTCGTCTCTTCACAGTCTCTCTGTTGTCTTTCAAACATTATTAAGGTTTTTTCTCAACTTTGGTTATGTTGAGACGGTTTacaatttcattaattatCTTCTCCACCCTAATCTTGCGAACCTATAAAACATGGCTGTTAGCAAAGTGGAAAGGAACATattaagaaagaaattgtacatctttttctttgaaaaatgcaACTTGTCCAACTTCCATACCAGGAGTATTTATCTAATTAGACCACAGGGTGAAAACAACATCGAAGTTGTTCATTTTATTCCTTTAGATGCTGTTTGCTTTAAATAACTGTGCTTCACCTTTCAAAGTTGCTGCTGGAATATCATCAATTACTTGGCCCTAGAAATCAGAATAGCAACAAAGCTGTATTTAAAATTGTGttatttgattcaattaaaaactttACCTTGTTTATTTGTATGTACATATGGGCTGACGCTAGCTTGTCAACATGGAACCAAACATCTTCAGGCCATCCCCACTTTATCAACTCCTCATCTAGTTGttatgaaaagaagaatattcaCCTATATGTatcagaggaagaagagagtcaGAAAAGCCTATACGAAAAGGAACTAAAAATCAATCTCCATGTACCACAATTTTTcatgttatttaaaataacggttcaaataaaaaggggtCACATTCAATGTCGCTAAAACGACCATTGAACGCGGAGCAGTGAAATCAAGTGTATCCTTCACAATGGCTTCCAATTTCTGGGGATCGACTCCCATTTGAGCTCCCGTCACTCCCATTCCCgcaaagaaattgttgataGCTTCTGCTGGAAAGCCACGTCGACGGAGAGCAGTCAATGTGAATAAAAGAGGATCGTCCCAATCTAccgtgaaaaaaaggagataacAACGCTTTATTAATTTCCTTAATCACAATGAATTCGTATTACCGTGAACAATGTTCTTGGTGAGAAGTGTAGCAATTTCTCGCTTGGACACCACAGTGTAGTACACATTCAAGCGACCATACTCCCACTGGACTGGGCAGTAAATGTCCAGAGCATTACAAAGCCAGTAAAAAGCCGTCTAAAGCGGTCAAATTAAATAGATGGAtgataaaattagaaaaataattttcttaggTAAATTACCTCGACTGAAACTCTTTTTTGCGCCTTTTTCGATACAATCACAGAGGCGATACAGATCAGTGAGTGTAATCGTAAGTAGGATAGATACACCATTGGTCTCCAGTACGGTGATGGGCAACATATTCGATTCGGTATGCCACCGGATCGAGTTTACCCTCTTCCAACGTCAATTTCATTCTCATAGTAGCTGCACCTTCCCCAAACATGCCATTTTTCATATGCTAAAGGTGATGAATATCATTTAAAGGTTTCGTTTATAATcgccaatcaatttttttctctacttcAAATAACTGAAGACTCTCTTCAATTGGGCGATCTCTCCAAGGAGAAGGAATTGGGTTGAATTCCTTCATTTCCCCAGCTTTTAGGTGAAAAACATGCGAGTCCTCTTTTAATGAGCAATTTGGCCCATTCGTAAAGCTGATGGAAATTGTCTGACGAGTGAGTAATTTGGTACGACTTGTATCCTAATCGATGCAGTATAGTTAATTCAAACCTTTAATTATGTGACACAAATGTAATTTATTACCTAGTCACTCCACCATATCTTTGAtgccaacaaaaaatttctcctcctccttttcagGATTGGTATAATTGTAACGTAGGAAGCACACTCCATCATTAGCAGCAGCGTAACCGAAATTGATGTTGATGGCTTTGGCATGCCCAATATGGAGGATACCGTTAGGTTCAGGTGGGAATGTGGTTCTTAcccacaaacaaacaataacaatatACTACATCTGCAAAATAGCTTAGAATAATTGAATTACCTGGCCGCcagtttcttttaaatgttgtttcaGTAAATCCATAGTCTTGTCGTGGATGACATAGCCAtcagttttgaaattttcaccaGGCTTATGAAACTGAACCTTTTTCATCAGCTCAGTGATTGTACTTTCACTGTCTGAATACTGTTCTATGGGGAGAACAAATCGAAGTGTTAAATTTGGAACTGACACTAgccattttcaatattttggttctttgttttttcccgttcCTCTTGTTTTGAAAAGACGAACATGACTGCTGTCATGTACTCACCAAGCCACCGAAAGAAAATAGTCAAATTAATCTAGAGATGGCAAAGAATAACGTTATGAGTATAgctcaaaaattaaattagctatttaaaaaaaaataataatgagtAAGGTTACGTTCGTTTCAGTCTCGTTGTCGTAATTTATCCATTATTGCTATTCAAAATGACCACAATTAAACCATGATGCACCGCTGTATTTTTAGTATTACTTATACCCCTTAGACAATACTTCTCATTCTGTTTCATCAGTTTTCCGATAACTCACGATCCCACTTTCAAGAAAATGTCGGATAGAGCTCAAGAGGAGTTTAACACCTTAATTACTTGCCTGGTGTGCACAAACACTTTTAACGAGACTGAAAATTCGCCTCGTACTCTTCCATGTGGACACATATTTTGCCTGAATTGTCTTGAGGTAAAAtggaattcattaaaaaagttattttctgTTGCAATCGAAATGTATGCTTGTGCTTGCAAAGGAGAATTCtaaaacacctttttttttcaaatgtgctATCACATTAATTTATATTACGAATATATTTTGTTAGTGGAAGAAATCGGTATAATAGGCGATATAGAtgtttttccaatcaaaaagTAGTAGTCTAATCTTTTATTCGACTACATTTTagttggaataacatctataaTGCAATAATGAATACTGACCCCTAAATTGTGTagatcgaataaaaaataataagtacCCAATGTTCAATATTCCTTTAAAATTCGTTGAAAAATTTCCACTacttggatttttatttatagataattcttcattttattccatttctGCGTAGAAATTAAGATGCAAGtagtagaaatattttaacatgtTTTAAGTAATATTCTACATTAATGAGGGTTCGGTATTTATATGTCGTTAATAATTTTTCGCCTTTTATTAGAGAATTTGTATTATAAATCATCTGGGGGGGAAGGAATTGACTTGCCCACTTTGCAAAAAGGATCATTCAATTACTTCTTCTATAAGAGAATCTACGTTGGAATCGTCTCAGACGTTGTACCTTGTGAAATTCCCAAGGGTGGTGGCACCCGCTGCTACAGACAgtagttattttttcatttattttataactCAAAATAACAATACATTACATTTACAGCAGCAGTAAGACCATCAAATCTTAACATTGAGCAACCTATCCTGCGTCCCCCCCCCGTGGAGGATATAACCCCGCTACTCAATTACCCCACCCGTGGCCAATGTATGTTAATGGACGCTGAGCCTGGAGACCAAGCAATGCCATCTGTAGGGAGGGCCCGCGGTCATCTCGGTACAATAAGTGATTCGTCGAGGCTATCTCTACGTAGAACACGCGGACGAGGGGAACCATTTGCGGAACCTACGCCaagtaacaaacaaattcaacaataACGGCACGgtcaataaaatgaattttttttttaggatatTCTCCGTATTCTCGAGTGAATTTGTCGAGAAGGATGAATTCCCCACCATCGGCCAGAAAATCGAAGGCACCTTCTTCAAGCCCGTCTCCACGTGCGGGATCACCAAATCCGGGACCGTTTAGACGATCCCTGTCACCTAGGCCAGGCCCATCTACCCGATCGACGTCCCCAAGACCAGGACCCTCTAGAAGATCGTGGtcgccaccaaaaaaaaattatggggGGGCGGAGAAATACTCTACTGTGAAGGAGGAACTACGTGGGAAAATGACGAAGAAATCTGATAAGACAACTATTTCAAGTAATCAAATTTAACTAAAGTTTTCGCAATGCATACAGGGGAAATGTGGAAATTCTAATTCgtgcaaaaatgtttttcatagaGAAAAACGATAAGGAAACCAAGGATTTCTTCCTGTGCAACATCCGACACGATTTCTCTACCGACGAACCCTATTATGCcccagaatttttttattgggatACTCTGGAAGAAAACGGCCTCGGTTGGCGAAAAAATGTCGTTGTCAATTACTTAGACAACAAAGAAAGCGTACATGAAAAGCTGGTACAGCTGTACCCACGTCTCCGTGAGTgccaacaaaaatattacatcTGTGTAACAAGGGGGGGACGAAGCCAAGAGTTAAGAATGGTTAATGTGGGCCCAGCTTCTGGAACAACTATTACTGTAATATTTTACACCCAATTTTTTTGCCTTTCAGCTGTTAATATCTATTTTCTTATGCTAGCAATTACCAAAAACCCTGTACCTCGTCCCCATGGTAAGGGATATCAGCGTGGAAGGCGTCGCGGAAGAAGTCCGCGAAGAAGATCTGAAATGTGAATACTGCAGGAACAACTTCACAATGGCGGAGTGGGATGATCACTTGGAGGGGATATGTCGGCGAGATGGTCGGCAACAAAGCAATTACTTTTCtactaacaaaaaagaattaaaaaacttaattttcgTTCTTCAGGTAGCAATAGAGAATCACAAAACAGGAATATAGACGAAGAATTTGAGGATTTGTGGGAtgaagaatactaaaacatttctataatgaaataaaataaacaggcagataaataaaattgtgaaTGCAAAAATTAGTCATTTCCTTATTAAAGAAGTGATCAAAAAATACTTAATAAAAAACTTTGTTGACATTGCAATGAAGTGTCAAATGGATTTACTGAAGGCGGGATATCctaatgaacaaaaaaatagaagggaaaaataCAAGCTGTAATGGTAAAAGTTGTTCGCAGTCCTATTTGCAATGCTAAAAGTTGTTCTCAGTCCATCTAATTGTAAAAGGTTGCACGTGGTGTAAATTGAATTGTAAAAAGTATCCAAATCCTATACCAATTGTAAAAGGTTAGTCACAGTAGAAATGGAATCGTAAAGTGTTGCAGTaattgaaaaaggtttttcgcAGTCCTAACCTAACTGCAATAGTTGTTCGCAGTACTATGTTAATAGTAAAAAGTTGAAGTTCTATTTACATTAGATTAAAATGTCCCTAATGAACTTTCAAAatacaacagaaaatttcaaacagttATTTTGTAATTGTAAATCTTGTCCGCAGTACTAATTGTTAAAAGTATTAGTCCAATTTCAGTTCGCAAAGGTTATTCGCAGTCTCTACACAACAGCAATGTTCTCAATGATTTGTAGTTGACAAAAGGGGTAGGTCTcaacggaaaagaaatttaaaaaatgggcaCTACCCCAGCATCTGGGTGCCGGTGCCCATACCATTCAGCAAAATCCGacttaacaataaaaaaaatacagtagAGCACACAATAATCCATTTGGTATCCAGGgcaaaaacacaaacaaagaaatttcaaaaatgggcACTACCCCAGCTAGCCCATACAATTCAGCCAAATCCGActtcacaataaaaaaaaaaaaacacatttgagCTCACAATAATCCATTTGGTATCCAAAgctaaaaacacgaaaaagaaatttaaaaaaaaaaattcagcacCTCCTCTCTGGTGCTCTGCGACCACGCGACTGAACATGTGAGAAACAGAATTTGGCTTTAAAGCGTTTGTGCAGCGGTGGCGCGCTATGCTTATCGGAAGCATACTACTAGCGCCACTGGCCTGAAAAGAACTGTTTCCCTTCtagtaaaaaattcaattgcagtAATTAGACATTTAAATTTACGTAATTGTGACACCAATCACGCAAAAATTTTGTAGgcattagatttaaaaaataaatctctttAAAATGGATCACATTTGCAGGCCTAACAAGAAGCGAATTTGGTGGCCGTTTTTACGAGTGCCCGACGGCCTTGTATACATGTAGATCCCCACCCAACGTGAACAGTAAAGCGtccggtttgtttgtttacgtttaAAAGCAAAGTAAGTTATAATAATGGtttagacaaacaaattggttattttacacattttttggtatgcCTCAAGTTCATAGAAatgtagaatttcaatttttgagtgTGATCTACCGCaattgacaaaaatttcttactgaaatattttccttttcctttttagatgCCTGGAGAAGTTAAAATGTAAGACGAAACTGAGACTTTCACATTCCAGGCCAAGATTGCTCAGCTTATGAGCTTGATTATCAACACCTTCTATAGTTTATCTCCAACTCCTCAAATGCCCTAGACAAGATCCGTTATGAATCCCTGACTGACCCAAGCAAGTTGGACAGCGGTAAGGatcttaaaatcaagattgtcCCCAACAAGGATGACTGTAGTCTCACTCTCATGTAAATGTAAGTTGAGAAATTTAGTTCCTCCTATTTGAACACAAATTTGActgttctgtttttctttagtgGTATCGGCATGATCAAGGCtgatttggttaaaaacttGGGTACTATTGCCAAGTCTGGAACTAAAGCTTTCATGGAAGCCCTCTCTGCCGGAGCTGACATCTCCATGATTGGTCAGTTTGGTGTGGGTTTCTACTCTGCTTacggaaaagaaagaaaaaaagaaagaagaagaagagattgaaaaagagaatccagcacacacacagcacagtgCAGCTCACTGTGTCATCAATGACCaagcaaaaagggaaaatgagaaaaccctccagcaccagcagcagcagcagccctggCCACACAGCTTGTCTCACAAGAGCACAGCACCTGGTAGttccatttttcccccttcagTCGAACCCACAGTCGAACCAGgcctttattttctccttgatCTCTTATTCTCCTCCATCCTCCTGCGCAATTCTCTCCATTTGTCTGTGTACATAATAGCCGACAGCATCTCTTTCAATAGGCCTagacatataataataaaccgCGCTGTTGTACTACACAAGGTTTTCAATTGTCTGCTATATTATTGCCATCATCGAACTGATCTCTGCCCAGCAGAGTACAACTGCGCGATGCCTATCGCTATACACGtccaataataaatataataacccCCTCGACCTTGTTTTATGGAATCTCCCTTCAACCCCCACAGCGAAAGTCGGGCGTTCCAATTTTCTTACTCTAAAATCTATGGCCATCAGAGAATAAGAAATGTTAAGCTTATTCTTTCCATGGTTATGATTTCGACCctcttcaacttttatttgttgggTCTATGAAGTATACCCTCCCTTCGTATATGATATAGACGAGACCCTTTGAGGCGCTGGCATGAAACAATTTGTATATGGCAGGCGGGGTAGAAACagaatagtaaaaaaaagagccttaAATATAACACAGATGTAGTATAACTTCAAGGGGTGTTATTATATGATATGATATGTACGGTAGCCGGCATCACGACAAGATTCGGCGGCTGATTTCGTCAAAACATCACACAGGGAAATTCGGTGGttttttcgagagagagaaatagatcGCCGAGGaataaaatttatcaaatCGACCCTTGAGGGTGAACGAGGGGAAGAACAATATATACATttcacatatatatataagaaacaagCCGCCGAATCACAAAAGAAGAGATATAGACAAGTCAAGCATTCTACTGGAAGTCGTAGATATATAGGCAAACTCGGTAAGCTCCGACATCCGActgaatttcattgaaaatgcATTGATGTTTTGTGACTCAAGAGTCACTCTGCCATATTAAATCAAACAGAGATTGGCTATATGACAAATTTAATCGCTTATATTGGTTGTTCCGACTTccgactgttgctgctggatgacGACATCCATCTCATCTGCTATTGAgggatcaaaataaatatttgaaaaaacaaccaacaaagAGAACagcgtcgttttcttttgtttatccaCTCTCACGAAATATACAAATGAATACTTTAGGgggaagatgatgatgatcgtcAAAAGATTAAGGATCATTATATAACCGCGGTTATATTACGAgtcgttcatttttctttttcaatttcgtccatgaatatttaaaaaacaccaactttattttcatgttGATGAAATAATCGTCTCTCTATACGATATGACATAACCATCAAGTAAAATACCCCTATAACGCTATTATATCTTGGGCGATCCATACCTATATCCGATCGATAGACACAGCGCAGTTTTGGATGTTTTTGCTACGGTGATGATGAAGGtatcgtctctctctttttaattaaaaacgaGCGGCGCTATCACAgatgagagaggggggggggaatagaTAACATTCTCCGAAAGACTCTTGTCTCCATCACGATGGGGAATATAAACATAAACACACGTAAGAAGTGGACGTCAAAGTAGATGTTTGACCCGTACACATCAACTGATTGCCATCTGATCTCTCCGCACCGTCACAGCGTgcgcagcagttgttgccCTATTGTCGAGCTCATCTTATTATGACGCGCAAGTTCTTCAGCCATCAATTCGAAGGCATACGAGAAGAacccagaaataaaaataacacgaaatgagaggagagagaggaaaaaagtgaggggggaatgaaaagaaatcgacaaaTTAGGAATTGAAATGGTGTTTGATGCTGTCGTCGTTTGGGGTGGGCTATAGTCACTCGATTCCATCCGGGGTAgcaatcatcatttttttcttacgcTTTCTTgcgcttttttaaatataggaTTAAATAATACGCTCAAATTGAGCGCGTATCGCGGAAGAAGCTGCATTCAAACTGGCTATAAAGGGGGTGGAGATGTGGcatgaagtaattattttgaccgctaggtggctgccatttttatattgaacttttttgggattatatattgaacttttggggggttttatattgatttttttttgctttttatatcaactttttgttttttatattatactctttttgcttttaatataatacattttcagtttttatattgaattttttttatatatatattgaatatttttttatatatattgacttttttttgggttttatattgactttttttgctttttatatcaacttttttttttatattacactctttttggtttttatgtaacacttttttcagtttatttattcttttctgttttatataatgatattttgaaaatcattattATATGGAAAAAGTGGCGGTTTTGGGCTTCCATATGTTTATTGTTGATTGAATCACTCACAGTTTCACCACAGACTAAGAATAGAAAGACCACGATCGTCCCTATAGGGCTGAGAGGAACCGTCTTGGATCATGCTCGTGGCTCCCG
This window of the Daphnia pulex isolate KAP4 chromosome 5, ASM2113471v1 genome carries:
- the LOC124194911 gene encoding uncharacterized protein LOC124194911, which produces MNGDGDLRERISQLLNHQYYVRQISERLGIPLRTLQRMMSRMGIAVRRRYSRIPYRNLQNIIHRLISENNNIGYRQVTVRLRLMGHQVRRATVIQTIAEIFGPRNQRRRVARRVYRVRAPLSIVHIDGNHKISRKWRFVIHGGIDGYSRLIFFMRVSSNNRAKTVLEGFLSGVEEYGLPSRIRTDRGGENVGVGEFMLRARGLNRGSCMTGSSVHNQRVERMWRDVRMGCVSIFEREFADMEEEGLLDADDEHDMYCLHTVYYNVISEHLKEFVGYWNAHRLRGRPTPTQMFIDGTIALQERATNEGREFTELRQDIEIPRLEDIHLPRENRRNQIVIPPIRIVLNNEDHNEFQEIYATGSTRIAVARDRYIEMRRHLRRHINMYY